The following are from one region of the Spodoptera frugiperda isolate SF20-4 chromosome 20, AGI-APGP_CSIRO_Sfru_2.0, whole genome shotgun sequence genome:
- the LOC118261951 gene encoding inducible metalloproteinase inhibitor protein-like — translation MWKCAVLLSVCYLGLAAAQGLSDHVDTQPSHRPECGKNEYFDKCTFECPPEKTCEDRLIDWACPGVIMPCIPKCVCKAGYYRKVAGGECISEAECGPACGENEEYKDCRNPCIDESCDAMGSLIPNCTAPEPCEPGCACKEGYYKFFDLCMPKCFCPKMRDSPECRWW, via the exons ATGTGGAAGTGTGCAGTACTACTGTCTGTCTGCTACCTGGGCTTGGCTGCAGCTCAGGGACTGTCTGACCACGTTGATACACAGCCTTCGCATCGACCAG AATGTGGCAAAAACGAATATTTCGACAAATGTACCTTTGAATGCCCACCGGAGAAGACTTGTGAAGATCGCTTAATCGATTGGGCTTGTCCTGGTGTTATAATGCCCTGTATCCCAAAATGTGTATGTAAAGCGGGTTACTACAGAAAGGTAGCAGGTGGCGAATGTATCTCAGAAGCTGAATGTG GACCGGCGTGTGGTGAAAACGAGGAGTACAAGGATTGCAGAAACCCTTGCATAGATGAGAGCTGCGATGCAATGGGGAGTCTCATACCGAACTGCACCGCTCCTGAACCCTGTGAACCAGGATGTGCTTGCAAAGAAGGGTACTACAAGTTTTTCGACTTATGTATGCCCAAATGCTTTTGTCCTAAGATGCGGGACTCACCTGAATGTAGATGGTGGTGA
- the LOC118282207 gene encoding inducible metalloproteinase inhibitor protein-like, which produces MFKCAVLIVCYLGLVTAQQLSDYVNPSLNQSACGKNEYFEKCTFECPPEKTCETRLINVYCPAVVMPCIPKCICKPGFYRNGPGGECISEEECGPACPEGEVYKDCRDPCVDESCDAMGSLIPGCKSPESCEPGCVCREGFYKLYNFICVPKCYCPGFWDSPECRN; this is translated from the exons ATGTTCAAGTGCGCAGTACTGATTGTCTGTTATCTGGGTCTGGTTACGGCTCAGCAACTATCTGATTATGTAAATCCATCTTTAAATCAATCAG CTTGTGGCAAAAACGAATATTTCGAAAAATGTACATTTGAATGTCCACCAGAGAAGACCTGTGAAACTCGTTTAATCAATGTATATTGTCCAGCTGTGGTGATGCCTTGCATCCCGAAATGTATATGTAAGCCGGGTTTCTACAGAAATGGTCCAGGTGGTGAATGTATTTCTGAAGAAGAATGTG GACCAGCTTGTCCTGAAGGCGAGGTGTACAAGGACTGCAGGGATCCTTGTGTAGACGAGAGCTGTGATGCCATGGGGAGCCTGATTCCGGGCTGTAAGAGTCCTGAGTCCTGCGAACCAGGATGTGTTTGCAGAGAAGGATTCTACAAGCTGTATAACTTCATATGCGTTCCTAAATGCTATTGTCCTGGGTTCTGGGATTCACCTGAATgtagaaattaa